One part of the Phycisphaerae bacterium genome encodes these proteins:
- a CDS encoding phosphoribosylformylglycinamidine synthase — protein sequence MSVYRIEIAPRIAAAGEGTSDTLVAILRDAGLPGLTSAAATRLFFLEGDLQRNDVERIAAELLTDPVTEAAAIHAAGDRIPAPPPGAVGFEIQLRPGVMDPVAESTRAELEAEGFAVAAVRTGRRFVLGGALDERAVYETVGRVLANDCIEQVVPGTAGVQPALRPPEYRFEVRHVALCDLDGPALDRLSREAHLFLSRAEMLAIQAHFRARGREPTDLELETLAQTWSEHCVHKTLRSAMVYRGAPLPSSGAGDTETRHYGNLLKETIARATQELMAAQRGPQCLSVFQDNAGVIAFDDDYGIAFKVETHNHPSAIEPYGGATTGIGGVIRDVIGCGLAAKPIASTDVFCVAPSDWPQAPLPKGVLHPWRVLRGVVRGVADYGNRMGIPTVNGAVYFDARYLGNPLVFCGSVGLLPRTMVEKAAQPGDLVVVIGGRTGRDGIHGATFSSAELTDTHADEFSHAVQIGNAITEKRFLDAVLQARDAAGGCLYTAITDCGAGGLSSAVGEMAARIGAVVELERVPLKYAGLRYDEIWISEAQERMVVAVPPANLERFLALMRAEEVEATVIGVFGPASDAPHAAAARIVLRFHGRVVGELDMHFLHEGVPRLERAAEWWPPTDASALAATVTSRGAAGDLGERLLGELARPNVASQEWIIRQYDHEVQGGSVVKPLPGPGRGPGDAAVLRPRLASPRAIVLGCGLAPHLADVDPYWMAAAAIDEAVRNIVCVGGDPAATAILDNFCWGRSDDPTQLGALVRACQACYDVATAFGTPFISGKDSLNNEFALDAADVEPLLATLRQRAAGDDADARWLRGILPALEERIRARRRLAIPATLLISALSVVADAERCLTPDLKRPGSDILLVGGLPPIGFSFAQAARIHATVAELMRRGLVAAAHDVSTGGWLVALAEMAIAAAHGATVPDLPAAGSGPFDELCAAYLVETPERRAVEAALSQAAVAGRVIGSVTDADVLRCDGHAVKVAALAAAWRGVRS from the coding sequence ATGAGCGTGTATCGAATCGAAATCGCACCGCGGATCGCCGCCGCGGGTGAGGGCACCAGTGACACGCTGGTTGCGATCTTGCGGGATGCCGGCCTGCCGGGGCTTACTTCAGCGGCCGCGACACGGCTTTTCTTCCTGGAAGGCGACCTGCAGCGCAACGACGTCGAACGAATCGCCGCCGAACTGCTGACCGACCCGGTCACCGAGGCGGCGGCGATTCATGCAGCGGGCGACCGCATCCCGGCTCCGCCACCGGGGGCCGTCGGGTTCGAGATCCAACTGCGTCCGGGCGTGATGGATCCGGTCGCCGAGAGCACGCGGGCCGAGCTGGAGGCCGAGGGTTTCGCGGTGGCAGCCGTCCGCACGGGACGCCGCTTTGTCCTGGGCGGTGCCCTGGACGAGCGCGCGGTATACGAGACGGTGGGGCGGGTGCTCGCGAACGACTGTATCGAGCAGGTGGTCCCTGGCACGGCGGGCGTCCAACCGGCGCTGCGTCCGCCGGAGTATCGCTTCGAGGTCCGGCACGTGGCCCTGTGTGATCTGGACGGACCGGCGCTGGACCGCCTGTCGCGCGAGGCCCACCTGTTTCTCTCGCGTGCGGAGATGCTGGCGATCCAGGCCCATTTTCGGGCGCGCGGGCGCGAACCGACGGACCTGGAGCTCGAGACGCTGGCGCAAACCTGGTCGGAACACTGCGTGCATAAGACCCTGCGCAGCGCGATGGTCTACCGAGGTGCGCCGCTCCCTTCGTCCGGCGCCGGCGACACCGAAACACGCCACTACGGCAATCTGCTGAAAGAGACGATCGCCCGCGCCACACAGGAGCTGATGGCGGCCCAGCGTGGCCCGCAGTGCCTCTCGGTGTTTCAGGATAACGCCGGCGTCATCGCGTTTGACGACGACTACGGCATCGCCTTCAAGGTCGAGACGCACAATCACCCGTCCGCGATCGAGCCATACGGCGGTGCGACGACCGGCATCGGCGGCGTGATCCGCGATGTGATTGGCTGCGGTCTGGCGGCCAAGCCGATCGCGAGCACGGACGTGTTCTGCGTCGCGCCGTCGGACTGGCCGCAGGCGCCGCTGCCCAAGGGTGTGCTGCACCCGTGGCGCGTGCTGCGCGGCGTCGTGCGCGGCGTGGCTGATTACGGCAATCGCATGGGCATTCCGACGGTCAACGGCGCCGTCTACTTCGATGCGCGCTACCTCGGAAATCCGCTCGTGTTCTGCGGCTCCGTGGGCCTCCTGCCGCGCACGATGGTCGAGAAGGCCGCGCAGCCGGGCGACCTGGTCGTCGTCATCGGCGGGCGCACCGGCCGCGACGGCATCCACGGCGCGACGTTCTCGTCGGCCGAGCTGACCGATACGCACGCGGACGAATTTTCGCACGCTGTGCAGATTGGCAACGCCATCACCGAGAAGCGCTTCCTCGACGCGGTGCTGCAGGCGCGCGATGCCGCGGGGGGCTGCCTGTATACCGCGATCACCGACTGCGGCGCCGGCGGGTTGAGCAGCGCCGTGGGTGAAATGGCCGCCCGGATCGGTGCGGTCGTCGAGCTCGAGCGCGTGCCGCTCAAGTACGCCGGGCTGCGCTATGACGAAATCTGGATCAGCGAAGCGCAGGAGCGCATGGTTGTCGCCGTCCCGCCGGCGAACCTGGAGCGATTCCTGGCGCTCATGCGGGCCGAGGAAGTGGAAGCGACCGTCATCGGCGTCTTTGGCCCTGCTTCGGACGCGCCGCACGCTGCGGCGGCCCGCATCGTTCTGCGTTTTCACGGCCGCGTGGTGGGCGAGCTGGACATGCACTTCCTCCATGAAGGCGTGCCGCGGCTGGAGCGTGCCGCCGAGTGGTGGCCGCCGACGGACGCCTCGGCCCTGGCTGCTACGGTGACATCGCGGGGTGCCGCCGGCGATCTCGGTGAGCGGCTGCTTGGCGAATTGGCGCGCCCCAACGTCGCTTCGCAGGAGTGGATCATCCGGCAGTATGACCACGAGGTGCAGGGCGGCAGCGTGGTCAAGCCTCTGCCCGGGCCGGGGCGCGGACCGGGTGACGCGGCGGTCTTGCGGCCGCGCCTGGCGTCGCCGCGCGCCATCGTGCTCGGCTGCGGTCTGGCACCGCATCTTGCGGACGTGGATCCGTACTGGATGGCGGCGGCGGCGATCGACGAGGCCGTTCGCAACATCGTGTGTGTCGGCGGCGACCCAGCGGCGACGGCGATTCTCGACAATTTCTGCTGGGGGCGCAGCGACGATCCGACACAGCTCGGCGCGCTGGTGCGGGCGTGCCAGGCCTGTTACGACGTGGCGACGGCCTTTGGCACGCCGTTCATCTCGGGCAAGGACTCGCTCAACAACGAGTTCGCGCTTGATGCGGCGGACGTGGAGCCGCTGTTGGCGACGCTGCGGCAACGTGCCGCCGGCGACGACGCGGACGCGCGGTGGCTGCGCGGCATTCTGCCGGCGCTCGAGGAGCGGATCCGCGCCCGGCGCCGCTTGGCAATTCCCGCCACGCTGCTGATCAGCGCTCTGAGCGTGGTCGCCGATGCGGAGCGGTGTCTCACGCCCGACCTGAAGCGGCCCGGCAGCGACATCCTGCTGGTTGGTGGCCTGCCACCGATCGGGTTCTCGTTCGCCCAGGCGGCGCGCATTCACGCGACGGTCGCGGAGCTGATGCGTCGCGGGCTTGTCGCGGCGGCGCACGATGTGTCCACGGGCGGCTGGCTGGTAGCCCTGGCGGAAATGGCGATCGCGGCGGCGCACGGCGCCACCGTGCCTGATCTGCCGGCCGCGGGATCGGGCCCGTTCGACGAGCTGTGCGCCGCGTACTTGGTTGAAACGCCCGAGCGGCGCGCCGTGGAGGCCGCGTTGTCGCAGGCGGCGGTCGCCGGCCGCGTCATCGGCAGCGTCACGGACGCCGATGTGCTCCGCTGCGACGGGCACGCGGTGAAGGTCGCGGCGCTTGCGGCGGCGTGGCGTGGCGTCCGATCATGA
- a CDS encoding acetyl-CoA carboxylase carboxyltransferase subunit alpha has protein sequence MSTQPNGASTPVVSTAHVLEFEKPIAKMEQEIHRLEALQAESGRDYSEVITGIRAQLQNALRQSYADLTAWEKVLIARHPRRPLTRDYIRMLTQDFCELHGDKLYGDDRAIVCGFARLAGHRVMLIGHQKGRETREKIEVNFGCAHPDGYRKALQKMQLAAKFKVPIVCLIDTPGAYPGVEAEERGIARAIAVSLMEMSRLPTPIVAVVIGEGGSGGALGIAVADQVAVMEHAYYSVISPEGCAAILWKSGEQAALAAEALRLTPQNLKRLDLIDAIIPEPLGAAHRDPDTTAKNLEAWIGKTLRDLRRLKPETLLRRRYERLRKLGSFFTDPKHIETKTPKRARRTRTTAPATGN, from the coding sequence ATGAGCACACAACCCAATGGTGCCAGCACGCCCGTCGTCAGCACGGCCCACGTGCTCGAGTTTGAGAAGCCGATCGCAAAGATGGAGCAGGAAATCCATCGACTCGAGGCACTCCAGGCTGAGTCCGGGCGCGACTACTCAGAGGTCATCACGGGGATTCGCGCGCAGTTGCAGAATGCATTGCGTCAATCCTATGCCGACCTCACCGCGTGGGAGAAGGTGCTGATCGCGCGCCACCCCCGCCGGCCACTCACGCGCGATTACATCCGCATGCTCACGCAGGACTTCTGCGAGCTGCACGGCGACAAGCTGTATGGCGATGATCGTGCGATAGTCTGCGGTTTTGCCCGTCTGGCGGGCCACCGCGTCATGCTTATCGGACATCAGAAAGGCCGCGAGACGCGCGAGAAGATCGAAGTCAACTTCGGCTGCGCGCACCCCGACGGCTACCGCAAGGCGCTGCAGAAGATGCAGCTCGCCGCCAAGTTCAAGGTGCCGATCGTCTGCCTGATCGATACACCGGGGGCCTACCCGGGTGTCGAGGCCGAGGAACGCGGCATCGCCCGCGCGATCGCTGTAAGTCTCATGGAGATGTCGCGCCTCCCAACCCCGATCGTGGCGGTCGTGATCGGCGAGGGTGGCAGCGGCGGGGCGCTGGGCATCGCGGTAGCGGACCAGGTCGCGGTCATGGAGCACGCCTACTACTCGGTGATCAGCCCCGAGGGGTGTGCCGCGATTTTGTGGAAATCGGGTGAGCAGGCGGCGCTGGCGGCCGAAGCCCTGCGGCTCACGCCCCAGAACCTAAAGCGGCTGGACCTGATCGATGCGATCATCCCTGAGCCGCTGGGGGCGGCCCATCGCGACCCGGACACGACCGCCAAGAACTTGGAGGCGTGGATCGGCAAGACTCTGCGCGATTTGCGGCGGCTGAAGCCCGAGACTCTGTTACGACGCCGCTATGAACGGCTGCGAAAGCTGGGATCGTTCTTCACGGATCCCAAGCACATTGAAACCAAGACCCCCAAGCGCGCCCGGCGAACGCGGACGACGGCGCCCGCGACTGGGAACTGA
- a CDS encoding DUF971 domain-containing protein: MLDPALRPTDIAIARGGSLRICWSDGRLSDIPLPVLRKACPCAQCRESQGAKAGSGLPVIPAPAAQAAMTAVAGAELVGYYAVRIRWQDGHDVGIYDYELLRRLGSSGERQEDGGANETHARDVEC; encoded by the coding sequence GTGCTTGACCCAGCCTTACGCCCGACGGATATCGCGATAGCGCGTGGCGGATCGCTGCGGATCTGCTGGTCGGACGGTCGGCTGAGCGACATTCCGCTGCCCGTCCTGCGGAAGGCGTGTCCATGTGCACAGTGCCGGGAGTCGCAGGGCGCGAAGGCTGGAAGCGGGTTGCCGGTGATACCCGCACCGGCGGCACAGGCCGCGATGACCGCCGTGGCCGGCGCCGAGCTGGTCGGCTACTACGCGGTGCGGATCCGGTGGCAGGATGGTCACGACGTTGGGATTTATGACTACGAGCTGCTGCGGCGGCTCGGGAGTTCCGGGGAGCGGCAAGAGGACGGCGGTGCGAACGAAACGCACGCAAGGGACGTAGAATGTTAG
- a CDS encoding DUF2617 family protein has product MSERTMHNADVTSPALQAVDLHLFVYDRALHPELFQHYANHRVLQSRYHADIWIIGLSHVVTVTSGSHCLTELLTRESEVLPTRGVLSRFRLKGERDHERKTADGWSYLVSTQVETMDEALYKSVHHDLLRHTEKRGWFQSYEQWADGDLTPFTYIDHEARDREFHVHAFHAYPQERTLVKTQSIIELPA; this is encoded by the coding sequence TTGTCAGAACGAACGATGCACAACGCGGACGTCACAAGTCCGGCGCTCCAAGCTGTTGATCTGCATTTATTTGTGTATGATCGCGCACTCCACCCAGAGTTGTTCCAGCACTACGCGAACCACCGGGTGCTGCAGTCGCGCTACCATGCCGACATCTGGATTATCGGTCTAAGTCACGTCGTTACCGTGACCAGCGGTTCACACTGCCTGACCGAGCTGCTGACGCGCGAGAGCGAGGTACTCCCGACGCGTGGCGTGCTGTCGCGCTTCCGACTGAAGGGCGAGCGCGATCACGAGCGCAAGACGGCCGATGGCTGGAGCTACCTGGTCAGCACTCAGGTCGAAACGATGGACGAGGCCCTGTACAAGTCCGTTCATCACGACCTTCTGCGGCACACCGAGAAGCGCGGCTGGTTCCAGTCGTATGAGCAGTGGGCGGACGGCGACCTCACGCCGTTCACGTACATCGACCACGAGGCCCGTGACCGCGAGTTCCACGTGCATGCGTTCCATGCCTATCCACAGGAGCGCACGTTGGTCAAAACGCAGTCCATCATCGAGTTGCCGGCCTAG
- the uvrA gene encoding excinuclease ABC subunit UvrA produces the protein MKPTRAPDVIQIAGAREHNLQNVALTIPKNRLICFTGVSGSGKSSLAFDTLYAEGQRRYVESLSAYARQFMGQLPKPDVDQISGLAPAISIQQKTSGWNPRSTVGTITQIHDYARVLFARAGVQHCPRCGRVIAAQTREQMLARILALPEGTPIMVLAPKVRAQKGEYRDLFQELMRQGYVRARVDGQVVDLSDPPALDRYRRHDIEAVVDRLTIRPAVRARLADSLDTALTAGEGTVIIATVEGEGSAGPRAVRRGRPPSAVASRDMLLATGFACAVCDVSFAPPHPQMFSFNSPQGMCLQCDGLGTRYDFDPDLLVPDPALNFLAPCIAALRHKPGRWRRHLYEGVARHLNIDLHTPWRDLSAAARHALLYGTGAAHITFEWKGRYGTWKHGGTFEGVVAELQARHRKTTSAMVRRFYEQFMRQAPCTQCRGGRLNEQALAVRLSGRPDGPGSPSANLNIHEAAQLPIRRALGFFSNLELDSVRSIIAAEPLKEIRARLQFLLDVGLDYLTLDRAAPTLSGGESQRIRLASQIGCGLVGVLYVLDEPSIGLHPRDHRRLLASLERLRDMGNTVVVVEHDRDTMEAADYLVDFGPGPGARGGRVVAAGLRDELAAAAESVTGAYLAGRASIEVPPARRPITRTKRRRS, from the coding sequence ATGAAGCCGACACGCGCGCCAGACGTGATTCAGATCGCCGGGGCCCGCGAGCATAATCTCCAGAACGTCGCCCTGACCATTCCGAAGAACCGGCTGATCTGCTTTACCGGCGTCTCGGGGAGCGGCAAGAGCAGCCTGGCGTTCGACACGCTTTACGCCGAAGGACAGCGGCGGTACGTCGAATCGCTCAGCGCGTACGCGCGGCAGTTCATGGGGCAGTTGCCCAAGCCGGACGTCGACCAGATCTCCGGGCTCGCGCCGGCGATTTCCATCCAGCAAAAGACGAGTGGCTGGAACCCGCGCAGCACCGTCGGCACAATCACGCAGATACACGACTACGCGCGCGTGTTGTTCGCGCGGGCCGGCGTCCAGCATTGCCCGCGGTGCGGGCGGGTGATCGCAGCCCAGACGCGCGAGCAGATGCTCGCGCGCATCCTGGCCCTGCCCGAGGGCACGCCGATCATGGTTCTGGCACCCAAGGTGCGGGCCCAGAAGGGCGAGTACCGCGATCTGTTTCAGGAACTCATGCGCCAGGGCTACGTGCGGGCGCGCGTCGACGGCCAGGTGGTCGACCTGTCCGATCCGCCGGCCCTCGACCGCTACCGGCGGCACGACATCGAGGCTGTGGTGGACCGCTTGACGATCCGACCCGCGGTTCGCGCGCGGCTGGCGGACTCGCTTGACACGGCGCTGACGGCGGGCGAGGGCACGGTCATCATCGCGACGGTGGAGGGCGAGGGCAGCGCCGGGCCGCGCGCGGTGCGCCGTGGCCGGCCCCCGTCGGCGGTCGCAAGCCGCGACATGCTGCTGGCCACGGGGTTCGCGTGCGCCGTGTGCGATGTCAGTTTCGCACCGCCCCACCCGCAGATGTTCAGCTTCAACAGTCCCCAGGGTATGTGTCTGCAGTGCGACGGGCTCGGGACGCGTTACGATTTCGACCCCGACTTGCTCGTGCCGGACCCGGCGCTGAACTTCCTGGCGCCGTGCATCGCGGCTTTGCGTCACAAGCCCGGGCGCTGGCGGCGACATCTGTACGAGGGTGTCGCGCGACACCTCAACATCGACCTTCACACGCCCTGGCGCGACCTGTCGGCCGCAGCGCGGCACGCGCTGCTGTACGGCACGGGCGCTGCGCACATCACGTTTGAGTGGAAGGGACGCTACGGCACGTGGAAGCATGGCGGGACGTTCGAGGGCGTGGTGGCCGAGCTGCAGGCCCGGCATCGCAAGACGACGTCGGCGATGGTCCGGCGCTTCTATGAACAATTCATGCGGCAGGCCCCGTGCACGCAGTGTCGCGGCGGACGACTGAATGAGCAGGCGCTGGCAGTGCGCCTGAGCGGGCGACCGGACGGGCCAGGCAGCCCCAGTGCGAACCTGAACATCCACGAAGCGGCGCAGCTTCCTATCCGGCGCGCGCTCGGGTTCTTCTCGAACCTGGAACTGGACAGTGTGCGGAGCATCATTGCCGCCGAGCCGCTCAAGGAAATCCGCGCCCGGCTGCAGTTCCTGCTGGACGTCGGCTTGGACTACCTGACGCTGGACCGCGCGGCGCCGACGCTCTCGGGCGGCGAGTCGCAGCGCATCCGGCTCGCGAGCCAGATCGGCTGCGGGCTCGTGGGCGTGCTGTACGTTCTCGACGAACCCAGCATCGGGCTGCACCCGCGTGATCATCGCCGGCTGCTGGCGTCGCTGGAACGCCTGCGCGACATGGGCAACACCGTGGTGGTGGTCGAGCACGACCGCGACACGATGGAGGCGGCAGACTACCTGGTCGACTTCGGGCCGGGCCCCGGGGCGCGCGGCGGGCGTGTGGTTGCCGCCGGCCTGCGCGACGAGCTGGCCGCAGCCGCGGAATCCGTCACCGGCGCGTATCTCGCCGGCCGCGCCAGCATCGAGGTTCCGCCGGCGCGCCGTCCGATCACGCGAACGAAGCGGCGCCGGTCGTAG
- a CDS encoding tetratricopeptide repeat protein, whose product MNPPNAERPRQSGQPGARRGSNLRVAFGHEPELISACLEGLEASAPERARQILKAAQAALSDFPDYADLHYHASRAALAAGEYETATRLLESALRVNPGYVDALLLAARVALQGHRLADARRHLETARDRGADYPDLHMLMGGVCCKEGNWQAARAEYERALELNANLAEARAALAALRPEPRSGTDDELPA is encoded by the coding sequence ATGAATCCACCGAACGCGGAGCGGCCACGCCAGTCCGGACAGCCCGGCGCGCGGCGCGGGAGCAATCTGCGGGTCGCCTTCGGCCATGAACCGGAGCTGATCAGCGCCTGCCTGGAGGGCCTGGAAGCGAGCGCGCCGGAGCGGGCCCGGCAGATTCTGAAGGCGGCCCAGGCGGCGCTCAGCGATTTCCCGGACTACGCAGATCTCCATTATCACGCCAGCCGCGCCGCCCTCGCGGCGGGGGAATACGAGACGGCCACGCGGCTGCTGGAGTCCGCGCTGCGTGTGAACCCGGGCTACGTGGATGCGCTGCTGCTGGCGGCGCGCGTCGCCCTGCAGGGGCACCGGCTGGCGGACGCACGCCGACACCTGGAGACCGCCCGCGACCGGGGCGCGGACTACCCGGATTTGCACATGCTGATGGGGGGCGTGTGCTGCAAAGAAGGAAACTGGCAGGCGGCGCGCGCGGAGTACGAGCGTGCTCTGGAACTGAACGCCAACCTGGCGGAGGCGCGCGCCGCGCTCGCGGCGCTGCGACCGGAGCCGCGCAGCGGGACCGACGATGAGCTACCTGCTTGA
- a CDS encoding tetratricopeptide repeat protein: protein MSYLLEALGRGLLADLRSAFEKQLPGQQEDDLGRLQTRFSASPTSLDLAMRLGMAYLREMRLAEACRAFETATQLGPSAAPPRLALACVYDELGRLDRALQSLTAAQACDDRDPAIAFGIAFCHERLGDGRAARQAYTRAIELCPQLRNAYERMAAIAMQAGEWNEAITQYERLAEMEPDDLDVLLTLGNLYLQVQRPVDAIEQYQQALQIEPDGHDGTLATADNLVEEGRLGEAIVTLEKLVHKYPGMAPFHVRLGDLYVKAGDDTRAIEEYHTALATQPSFLEATVKLGTQHMRQGRYVDAAVTFNRAVELNDRLMTAFVGLGVAQYDSGRKHESLATFDLAASLEPSTTLLFSETTRLHLKSEQQRHVGDDDSDRDEHEVAIDAGDSETLLQEALRRHEQALLHSPNHADLHYRYGLLLRQVGRYDEATTAFRSAVAINPNYCKALVKLAICLKEAGAVDEAIATFQRALHLDEKYVDVHYELALLFAQRNQFDLAAEQFEQAAAARGQKIAFRENLTLALQNVGMIDRASATWRLLCELAPPDDAQLTTREQALRNTKHK from the coding sequence ATGAGCTACCTGCTTGAAGCGCTGGGGCGGGGTCTGCTCGCGGACCTGCGCTCTGCATTCGAGAAACAGTTGCCCGGCCAGCAGGAAGATGACCTCGGCCGGCTGCAGACGCGTTTTTCGGCGTCGCCGACCTCGCTGGACCTGGCCATGCGGCTCGGGATGGCATACCTGCGCGAGATGCGCCTCGCCGAGGCGTGCCGGGCCTTCGAAACCGCCACGCAACTCGGGCCGAGCGCGGCGCCGCCGCGACTGGCACTGGCGTGCGTCTATGACGAGCTGGGCCGGCTCGACCGGGCGCTCCAATCCCTGACCGCCGCCCAAGCCTGTGACGACCGCGACCCGGCCATCGCCTTCGGCATCGCGTTCTGTCACGAGCGGCTGGGGGACGGACGGGCGGCGCGCCAGGCCTATACCCGCGCGATCGAGCTGTGTCCGCAGTTGCGGAACGCGTACGAGCGTATGGCGGCCATCGCGATGCAGGCCGGCGAATGGAACGAGGCGATCACCCAGTACGAGCGCCTCGCGGAAATGGAGCCGGACGACCTGGACGTGCTGCTGACCCTGGGCAACTTATACCTGCAGGTCCAGCGGCCGGTGGACGCCATCGAGCAGTACCAGCAGGCGCTGCAGATCGAGCCGGACGGGCACGACGGCACGCTGGCGACCGCGGACAACCTGGTTGAGGAGGGCCGGCTGGGCGAGGCGATCGTGACGCTCGAGAAGCTGGTGCACAAGTATCCGGGCATGGCCCCCTTCCATGTCCGGCTCGGGGACCTGTACGTGAAAGCCGGCGACGACACCCGCGCCATCGAGGAATACCACACCGCCCTCGCCACGCAGCCGAGCTTCCTCGAAGCCACCGTCAAGCTGGGCACGCAGCACATGCGCCAAGGGCGCTACGTCGACGCCGCGGTGACCTTCAACCGCGCCGTGGAGCTGAACGACCGGCTGATGACGGCATTCGTCGGCCTGGGCGTTGCGCAGTACGACTCCGGTCGCAAACACGAATCACTCGCCACGTTCGACCTGGCCGCCAGCCTCGAACCGAGCACGACGCTGCTCTTCTCGGAAACGACGCGGCTGCACCTCAAGTCGGAGCAGCAGCGCCACGTCGGCGACGACGACAGCGACCGCGACGAGCATGAAGTGGCCATCGACGCGGGGGACAGCGAGACCCTGCTGCAGGAAGCCCTGCGGCGCCACGAACAGGCGCTGCTGCACTCGCCGAACCACGCGGACCTGCACTACCGCTACGGGCTGCTGCTGCGACAGGTCGGGCGTTACGACGAGGCCACCACCGCGTTCCGCAGCGCGGTCGCGATCAACCCGAACTACTGCAAGGCGCTGGTCAAGCTGGCGATCTGCCTGAAGGAAGCGGGCGCGGTCGACGAGGCCATCGCCACGTTCCAGCGTGCCCTGCACCTCGACGAGAAATACGTCGACGTGCACTACGAGCTGGCGCTGCTGTTCGCCCAGCGCAACCAGTTCGACCTGGCGGCGGAACAGTTCGAGCAAGCCGCCGCCGCACGCGGCCAGAAGATCGCGTTCCGCGAGAACCTGACGCTGGCGCTGCAGAACGTCGGCATGATCGACCGCGCGTCGGCGACGTGGCGGCTGCTGTGCGAGCTGGCCCCGCCCGACGACGCGCAGCTCACCACCCGCGAGCAAGCCCTCCGAAACACGAAGCACAAGTAG
- a CDS encoding DsrE family protein, with protein MKTVIVLNNDQMGHGDPALGQKILATFLRKLPAVAGVTAIVLYNSGVKLITKGSPVLTELTQLHEMGIDLRPCGTCLNFYQLQPELVPASNMDEILRELAAAEKVITL; from the coding sequence ATGAAAACCGTGATTGTGCTGAACAACGACCAGATGGGCCACGGCGACCCGGCCCTGGGTCAGAAGATCCTGGCCACGTTCTTGCGGAAGCTGCCCGCCGTCGCCGGCGTCACCGCCATCGTGCTCTACAACAGCGGCGTGAAGCTGATCACGAAGGGTTCCCCGGTGCTGACCGAGCTCACCCAGCTCCATGAGATGGGGATCGACCTGCGGCCGTGCGGCACGTGCCTGAACTTCTACCAGCTCCAGCCCGAACTCGTGCCGGCGTCGAACATGGACGAAATCCTGCGCGAGCTGGCGGCGGCGGAGAAGGTCATCACGCTCTAG
- a CDS encoding DMT family protein, with product MRTAILLTISNVFMTMAWYGHLKFKGVAMWKVILVSWLIAFVEYCFQVPANRWGHQQFNAAQLKTLQEVITLIVFCGFSVLYLREPLKWNYLVGFGLIVGAVFFVFKKW from the coding sequence ATGCGAACCGCCATTCTGCTGACGATCTCGAACGTGTTCATGACGATGGCCTGGTACGGCCACTTGAAGTTCAAGGGGGTGGCCATGTGGAAAGTCATCCTCGTAAGCTGGCTGATTGCGTTCGTGGAGTACTGCTTCCAGGTGCCCGCGAACCGCTGGGGGCACCAGCAGTTCAACGCCGCGCAGCTCAAGACGCTGCAGGAAGTGATCACGCTGATCGTGTTCTGCGGCTTCTCGGTGCTCTACCTGCGTGAGCCGCTGAAGTGGAACTACCTCGTCGGCTTCGGCCTGATCGTCGGCGCGGTGTTCTTCGTCTTCAAGAAGTGGTGA